TAATTCACCTTATAACATTGTATTAATATTTTTTTCAATAATTTTTTTTGTTGCATTTTTATTAAAATCTTCCACAAGTATATCAGGAATGTATGTTTCAAAAGTGGGAACAATTTCATAAAATATACTTATTGCAGAACTTCCTTGAGAATATTTTTCTAATGAGGGCACTAATTTTATACTATAAGTGTAAACTAATATTATTACAAGTGAAACTATTAATGCCTTTACAAAACCAGCTATTCCTCCCATTGTTTTATTAAAGAAACCCTTTTTTAATCCTTTAAATGCTTTTTTTACAAATACTAATATCATAGATACAACTAAATAAACTGTTATAAAAGTTACTATATATGTTATTATATAGTTATTTTCAAAAGAAGCATCTGACCTTTTTAAAAATTTTAAAACAACTGGTGTATATATTTTTGTTATAAGTAAATTAACTGCAAATCCAAATACAGATATAATCTCTACAAAAATACCGTTTTTTATTCCACTAAATATCCCTAATATAAAAATTATTAAAATCAAAATATCTAAATACATTATTTTCCTCCTAGTTTATCTTTCTTCTATTTTTACCCATAAGGCTTTTAGATATAGTGTTTCTGGAATATGCAATATCCAAGGGTGATCTTCTGGCTGATAATTTATTCCCACAACACTTAAAAGTTTATTATTTTTTGAAGCAGACATTCTAGTTACTTCAATCAAGTCTTGCAAACTTATATGATAAGCACAAGTAATAACCCCTAAAATACCACCATTTTCTAAAAGTTTAAAGCTCTTATCACATAAATCTAAGAAAAAATCTCTTCCTTTATAAATTTCAGTTTTCTTTTTTATAAGTGAAGGTGGATCAAGAGTTATTATATCAAATTTTTTATTTCTTGTTGCTAAACTATTTAGCATAAGAAATGCATCTCCCTCTATTGTAGAAAAATCTGCTGTAAATTCATTCAATTTATAATTTTCATAACATAATTCAAGTGCATGGCTATCCTTATCCATAGCAATAACTTCCTTAGCTCCATTTTTAAGGGCACACATAGAAAAACCACCACTACTTGAAAAAACATCTAAAAATCTTGTTTGATTATTGATATACTTTGCTATAAATTTTCTTGAATCCCTTTGATCTAAAAAGAAACCTGTTTTTTGTCCATCAACTATATCTATATTATATTTGACTCCATTATCTACCATAATAGTTCTTTCAGGAATTTCTCCAAAAATCATTCCAGTTTTTGTTTCAACTCCCTCAATAATTCTATTTTCTACATCACTTCTCTCATAAATTCCTTTTGGCTTTAAATATTTTTTTACAGCTTCTATAATATCTTGCTTAAAAACTTCTACACCAGAATTTCTAAATTGTATAGATACATATTTATCAAATTTATCTATTATTAATCCTGGTATAAAATCTGCCTCAGAATAAAAAGCTCTCACACTATTTGTTTCATCTAATAAATGTTTTCTTTTTTCATAAGCATTTTTTATTCTTTTAAATATAAATTTTCTATCAATTTTTTCATCTTTTGTTGTTAAAATTCTTACAAAAGCTGATGTCCCTTCTGT
This Fusobacterium animalis 7_1 DNA region includes the following protein-coding sequences:
- a CDS encoding CvpA family protein, producing the protein MYLDILILIIFILGIFSGIKNGIFVEIISVFGFAVNLLITKIYTPVVLKFLKRSDASFENNYIITYIVTFITVYLVVSMILVFVKKAFKGLKKGFFNKTMGGIAGFVKALIVSLVIILVYTYSIKLVPSLEKYSQGSSAISIFYEIVPTFETYIPDILVEDFNKNATKKIIEKNINTML
- a CDS encoding class I SAM-dependent rRNA methyltransferase, whose protein sequence is MSKIIIKKEKEQKILNFYPNVYKDEIKDVIGNVKTGDIVDVITNDMKFLARGYVTEGTSAFVRILTTKDEKIDRKFIFKRIKNAYEKRKHLLDETNSVRAFYSEADFIPGLIIDKFDKYVSIQFRNSGVEVFKQDIIEAVKKYLKPKGIYERSDVENRIIEGVETKTGMIFGEIPERTIMVDNGVKYNIDIVDGQKTGFFLDQRDSRKFIAKYINNQTRFLDVFSSSGGFSMCALKNGAKEVIAMDKDSHALELCYENYKLNEFTADFSTIEGDAFLMLNSLATRNKKFDIITLDPPSLIKKKTEIYKGRDFFLDLCDKSFKLLENGGILGVITCAYHISLQDLIEVTRMSASKNNKLLSVVGINYQPEDHPWILHIPETLYLKALWVKIEER